The Lepeophtheirus salmonis chromosome 3, UVic_Lsal_1.4, whole genome shotgun sequence genomic interval ATAAGTCGATGGTGAGGAGGATCTCGGCAAAGCTCAATGTCAGGACGATGCGTCCTTGCTTCCAAACGGCTTTGAGAaaccttttttacaaaaaaataaaaatatgattatttctcAAACAAAGATTAAGTAAAGAATAATGAGTTATCAATCAAGAGGCacttatgaaaataaagtaaaatgttttttctgaaataagttacttttgtaaatttaaaaatgaacgcGTGATTCAGTTTAAGTGAGAGGGGCTCATTAGTTGAAAAAACATGCGAGATAACGCTCCAAAAATGGGGTAGTGAGAGGGGATGTTAGTCGTGATCTCTTGATCGGGACTAATGCTTGGAGTGTTACCTTTAGTGGAGCAGCCTTGTCCCTAATAGCCTTTTTGAGGTGCTCAATGTACTTTTCTTGATCATAAATTTCCTGCATTGTCTTGGATAAGTGATTTTGGAGCTTATGGTGTGCATCATGTGTCTCGGAAATCCTTTGTTGAAAGTTGGTGTTGGAGTTATTCCAAGCGGACCACATATCATTTGCACAATTTGTCAGATTATTATCCACATCTGAGCGCATTCTTTGAGAATGGGACCGAGCAGCTGAAAGAATGAAAAGGACCTTAATTCtatctctaaatataattttggaggaTTTTACTTTGAGATTCTTGAATATTTCGATTTGAATTATCCGACCATGTCTCCGGAATGCTGACATTTGGATCTATTTTATCTATACCTCCATGGAGATTAATCATCCttgatgtatttttcatttgatggCAAGTATGATCTACGAAATATACAAattgttgattaataattataaatgatacctttatttcttttaaacacTTCGAACTCATATTCATTTACCAATGGATAACGCGTTATCTTTGTTGGCCAAGTCTCGCTCAAGTTGATGCCTTGTATTTCGCACAATACCAAGTTGATGGTTCacctacaaaatatttaaataaataatttgtaatctaTACACAAATATGATCACTACGGATTCCAATTGTTTTTTAAGTCTTGTTTGTGAGGATTTAATGGTATCAACTTCTCCCATGAGAGCATTCTCAACATTATCATTCACGAGATCGATTCCTTTTCTACCCTctctattgtaaatattttcactAGTAATCCGTAACGGTCCCTCAGTTTCCGCTAAGGCTCTCTCCAAATTCTTACGTGCATCCATTAGCTGATGCGCCTCGTTCATATTACGCTCTACTTCAGCTTGAATCTCTGATCTCCAAAATGAGATATCATGAATCCTTTCGCCAATACGTCGATCCGCATCCCTTTGCGTCAACACAGTTTTTTCATCCCTATCTCGAATGAGGCGTATGGCTTCATGCCGTATTCTTTCAGAATTGTTTCGAGAATTATCAGCAGCATTGTAATGGCTCATGTTTGAGGACGCCCAATCCCCAGGACTATATCGAGTATAGTTGGCCATACGTGCACTCTAAACAAAGACACAATTCATCCACAAATATATAGGGACGCATTTAAATAAGACTTACTGCTGTGGGTTTGGAGTCGTAGATAGAAGGAAAGTTAGTCGAGCCAGAGTTTCCTAATCCTGGATTTAGACCATGGCTATCCAAGTAGTTATTAACGATAGGCGGAGCTGTTGATCCAATGCTGTTATAGGATCGAGGTGCATTGTGAGAATGatacatgtttttatttcgACTGTTGTAGCTGGTATGTCGTAGTCTAGAGATGTTAT includes:
- the LOC121114851 gene encoding tektin-3 isoform X1, which encodes MGLTNYVSTYQHDFSGRDKGFRSRSRSMSAANLVNATQISPPAILRNGNYKTNNGYNRGLSESKGVTIDGREVSSRPVYQRSSKSYTESYHPVTVDGRLVGRSPSVNNISRLRHTSYNSRNKNMYHSHNAPRSYNSIGSTAPPIVNNYLDSHGLNPGLGNSGSTNFPSIYDSKPTASARMANYTRYSPGDWASSNMSHYNAADNSRNNSERIRHEAIRLIRDRDEKTVLTQRDADRRIGERIHDISFWRSEIQAEVERNMNEAHQLMDARKNLERALAETEGPLRITSENIYNREGRKGIDLVNDNVENALMGEVDTIKSSQTRLKKQLESVNHQLGIVRNTRHQLERDLANKDNALSIDHTCHQMKNTSRMINLHGGIDKIDPNVSIPETWSDNSNRNIQESQTARSHSQRMRSDVDNNLTNCANDMWSAWNNSNTNFQQRISETHDAHHKLQNHLSKTMQEIYDQEKYIEHLKKAIRDKAAPLKVSQSRLEARTHRPDIELCRDPPHHRLIEEVSQIQESVDLLNRKLNEAENSHQDLLINKNRLEHDLKVKSNSLFIDREKCLSSRKSFPVVSLATKL
- the LOC121114851 gene encoding tektin-3 isoform X2, with the protein product MYHSHNAPRSYNSIGSTAPPIVNNYLDSHGLNPGLGNSGSTNFPSIYDSKPTASARMANYTRYSPGDWASSNMSHYNAADNSRNNSERIRHEAIRLIRDRDEKTVLTQRDADRRIGERIHDISFWRSEIQAEVERNMNEAHQLMDARKNLERALAETEGPLRITSENIYNREGRKGIDLVNDNVENALMGEVDTIKSSQTRLKKQLESVNHQLGIVRNTRHQLERDLANKDNALSIDHTCHQMKNTSRMINLHGGIDKIDPNVSIPETWSDNSNRNIQESQTARSHSQRMRSDVDNNLTNCANDMWSAWNNSNTNFQQRISETHDAHHKLQNHLSKTMQEIYDQEKYIEHLKKAIRDKAAPLKVSQSRLEARTHRPDIELCRDPPHHRLIEEVSQIQESVDLLNRKLNEAENSHQDLLINKNRLEHDLKVKSNSLFIDREKCLSSRKSFPVVSLATKL